The Cryptomeria japonica unplaced genomic scaffold, Sugi_1.0 HiC_scaffold_288, whole genome shotgun sequence genome contains the following window.
ACATACTCAAAGGCATTTGATCAGTTTTTTGAGATACACTTTTGAAGAGACAACACGCGGTGACACCATGACGAAAGCACATGCACGGTAACCAAAGACGCAGAATGAACAAACAAAACACATGACTTTAGATTTCGAGCAACCAGGAACTTGGGAAACTAAGTTCCCGAGGTTCCTGGGATCCCGAAATCATGAAATCCCTAAGCAATGAAGAAGGACGAAAACCCAGGATTTCGAGATCTCGGGGTGTGGGGAAGCTAGAGGCCACCATAACCTTGAAAACCCAGATGTCCGAAAAAATGCAAACACTAAACAAACGAACAGCGAAACCCGAGAACCTCGTACTCCGGGGTTTCGAGAAATGGAAGAACTCTTCCAAACCCGGAACTCCGAGATCCTGGAATTCCGAAGAAAACAAAGGGAAAGAATAGTCAAGAACACGGAGGAAGCCCGGGAGTCCGAAGATCCGAAGGAGAAGTTTAGGACCTCGGAGTTTCGGGActccaaaacacaagacaaaaaagacaacaacacaaacaaagaaagaaaagaaaaacgaACGAAAACAAAGCGGAGCAGAAGGGGGCCCCCAACTCGAGAAGAGAAAGGTTGAGGTGCATTATGAAGGACATGACAGAATGCAAAATAGTAAATCTATCGAAAGGGTTATCAATAATGAGACGGCAAGGGAAAAATATACACTCCTACATAGAATAGGCCAAAATTGAGACATGACTAAATAGGGTGCCGACATGTATGAAGTACACTGAACCAACCAAGGTAATGAATCCTTCAATTATTGTGCCTTTTCTTTGTGGAATGATACACAGATATGAATATTTATATAGGAAAATCGGTTGATGGCGGTATTGGTAAGGGAGATGCTACCGAAAATAGGCATGCGTGATTGTGATTAGAAACTCAAGGATTGTCTGATGGATTCGATGGATCAAACTTCCAATCTATTATTATCTCTCGTgggcatgtttagaataattttatattatataagatattgttGGATCACTAGATGGGATAAAGAATCAAGTCGTACACCAAGTAGTTTTTGTTGTGGAATTCACAAGGAATAGAAACTATCCAAGTTGGAAATTAAGGCATAATTATATCCGTAGGTATCAAGAgaatatatcccttaagtttttgTATTACTCTATACGTGGATGATggattttgatgattaagatagactTGACTCACTAAATATGTTCATGCTTATTTAGAATCTTTACTTAATAGTAGATGTTCTTGCATGTTAGTGTAGTGATTGTACAAACAACTGAATAGTAGAAGAGGAGACATTTTTATTTGAGAGTCGACATGTACAGACATCGTTCATCATGTGCTTCATAAATTGGTGTAAATAATGCTCGCCTACAACCAAACAATGTCAGCCGTTTGACCAAATTTCACGACAACTGTATGCTTGTTGAAGTTACAAGAAGAGTTAGTAGTTGATTATAAAATTCCTATCCTAGAATGCTTGTAATGGAATAGTTTCTTGTGTTGTTCACTAGAGAATTAATTGTGTTTTGTTTCCAAAGCACTTATAAACCCAAAATAAAGGGTAGGTGGGCAATTGTGGAAGAAAGAGATATATTTCCCTTAAAAGTGTAGTGCTCGAGTATGATAGAAGGTATTGAAGTAGCCATGAAAAATAGGTGGTCTTGAGCCTTTGAGAATGTAGAGAAATTAATAGTTTCATTTCAATTTCTTATGTCTAGTGTGAAATTATCTTTGCATATTTTGTTATGTTACGTTTAATGGCAATGATGTCTTGTTTAGAATATATGTGCTAGTTATATCTGCATTGAAAACATAACGGGAGGTTGCATTCTTCAGTCATATTCAACTTTGAAATATACTGAGAGGCTGCATTTGCGAGTCGTATTTCAATTTTTGATATATAAACAAAGCATCATGATTGGAAACCTATAATATTACTTTTATGTTCGGTTATACGAGTTAACTATTCTATTATTATTACGAATGCTTTCTATTTTAATGTTCTAACATATGTTTAAACATACTCTTAGCTATGAGAATTCTATGTGAGAGAAAAACATCGATAAATATAAGAGTTCAAACTACAACTCAATATACGAATCTTTTTATAAGAAAcacttttataattatataaattaacactttgatatatatagataaaaatttatatatatggaTGAAAATATTCCTTAAATGGATGGAATACATTACGAGGAATATCAAAATGGATGGAAGACAGTAGCCACAGAAATAGAAACAGGAGAGGAGGAGGTAAATAGAGCTCTATTCTATTGGCATTCTACATTCACAATCCTCATAGCTTCGAATCGTGGCTCTTTGGCTTCATATTTCTGGTGGCTGTAAACCTGCATGTAGTCTCCAAACAGATACTCTGGATACTCTGGATAAACCGATAATTCATCACCGGTCTGAGCAGTAAGTTGAGATGCGGGATAAACCTTGGCATTATATGAGGGATTATAAAACGATGCCACTGAGAAACGGTTGCCATTCTTAGTGGGTAGAATGCGATGCCATGCGCTGGTGTATTTGCCGTTAGTGATGGCTTCCAACTGGTCCCCAATGTCAACAACTATTGCGTATGGAATGGGTTGCACGTCAACCCAAGTGCCATCATTGAGGACCTGCAAACCGGACACTTGATCGTCTTGGTATAAGAGAATGAGGCCACCTGCATCTGTGTGTGCACGGATGCCCTTGATGAGGTCCGGTCTAGGGCAAGGAGGATAATGGCTCACTTTGGTGCCGAAGAAGGGCTTCTCTCCTCCCGCAAATGCCTCTTTCAGGTACTCTTTCTCTAGCCCCAGATTCAAACTTATTACTTCCAACAGCTTTTCTGTCAATGAAAATATCTTGTTTCGAAACTCCTGGATAGTTTCCCTGAGAAAAATGCAATATAATGTCTTAGTATTTAGTTTTTCGATATCCAGAAACCAGAAACACTTGTATATAGATCATGCTCATATTAATTTTTTCTATTCTATATTTATAGAAACGTTTGAATTGTGCACAAAATAGTAGAGTAGTTGTACTTGAAATCACTGGGTTGGGAAGGCCATGAATTGGTCTCCTGCATCTCATGTATTTGAATAACATCTTCCCAATCAACGTTCTCGATCTTATCAGCGTTATCGCTGTCAAGAGCGTTGCTCAACAACCTTACAGGCAAAGAGGCATTGAAGCTCTGCTCTCTGTTAAGCTTGTAATGCTCCGAGCAAACTTTCTTTACACGGTCCATGAGTTCATGCTCTATGCCATGGTTCAAAAGCTGCAAACACAAAACGAAATCACTTCAACTCTGTTTTCTCTATAATTAGTAAGTTTTGCACATGAGAAAATATGATCAGTTGTGTTTTTCACCTGAAAGAAACCAGTACTCTCGCAGGCCTTGGCTATTTCAGCCATGATCACCTCTCTGTCTCCTCCGTCTATGTTTTTCATGTCAATCACTGGAACGCCCATTTTCCTTATAAATTTGCACTACAAATTCTCTTGAAAAGGAGTAGAAGAAACGGGCTGCTGGTTACTGGTCACTCCTTTTATGCAATGCTGTGGTGCGCGCAGCTCTTTATATAGATGCACATCAGGAAGGAATGTGACTGAGCCAAGCAATTAACATGAACACGATAGACGACTTACGTGGTCTGCGATGCCGCAGATTCAATGAATATGATAGACGACTTATCGTTATCGGCCTGGTCTGCGGATAAGTCTTGCATATAAACGTGAAATGAATTAAAACGTGTATCTTAACAACTGCGAGCGAAACAGAGATTAGGAGAGTATTTAGCTTTTCCAAAGAAACTGTTTATTCTTGGATTTTTGACGATCTGcttgtattttttaattataaagtcaATTTAACTCGTTTTGAAGATGACAATAGGTTTTTGAATAATTGATTACTACAGCGGGTGATAGGACTGATTAACCAATCG
Protein-coding sequences here:
- the LOC131057166 gene encoding 1-aminocyclopropane-1-carboxylate oxidase-like gives rise to the protein MGVPVIDMKNIDGGDREVIMAEIAKACESTGFFQLLNHGIEHELMDRVKKVCSEHYKLNREQSFNASLPVRLLSNALDSDNADKIENVDWEDVIQIHEMQETNSWPSQPSDFKETIQEFRNKIFSLTEKLLEVISLNLGLEKEYLKEAFAGGEKPFFGTKVSHYPPCPRPDLIKGIRAHTDAGGLILLYQDDQVSGLQVLNDGTWVDVQPIPYAIVVDIGDQLEAITNGKYTSAWHRILPTKNGNRFSVASFYNPSYNAKVYPASQLTAQTGDELSVYPEYPEYLFGDYMQVYSHQKYEAKEPRFEAMRIVNVECQ